From a region of the Proteobacteria bacterium CG1_02_64_396 genome:
- a CDS encoding lysine--tRNA ligase, whose product MNQPSIQDLPEQMRIRKEKLSALREQGWGFPNNFRPDAQAADLLATHAQDDTQALEALAKPAAVAGRLLAKRVMGKATFLTIQDRSGRIQLFAARDELPEGVYAELKKWDLGDVIGGSGLLFRTKTGELSVRLSQAVLLTKALRPLPEKWHGLTDQEARYRQRYVDLIVNPEVRQTFAVRSRIINAVRGFLSERGFLEVETPMMQPLAGGAAAKPFVTHHNALDMTMFLRIAPELYLKRLVVGGFDRVFEINRNFRNEGLSTRHNPEFTMLEFYMAYADFLDLMDLTETMLAQVAQTVLGTTAIHYQGTDLDLGQPFRRVTVEDLVRETTPELAGASVEVLRDPAVLAPLCAKYEIPLPQGVGAGKMLIELFEKHAEHTLMQPTFVYGYPTEISPLARRNDSDPFLTDRFELIVVGRELGNAFSELNDAEDQRRRFEAQAVAKAAGDEEACDVDEDFLRALEFGLPPTAGEGIGIDRLVMLLTNSASIRDVILFPHMRPEA is encoded by the coding sequence ATGAATCAGCCCTCGATCCAAGACCTTCCCGAACAGATGCGCATCCGTAAGGAAAAACTCTCGGCCCTGCGCGAGCAGGGGTGGGGATTTCCCAATAATTTTCGTCCCGACGCTCAGGCCGCCGATCTGTTGGCCACCCACGCCCAAGACGATACGCAGGCGTTGGAGGCGCTGGCCAAACCGGCTGCGGTAGCGGGGCGGCTGCTGGCCAAACGGGTGATGGGCAAGGCGACCTTCCTGACGATTCAGGATCGCTCCGGGCGCATTCAGCTCTTCGCCGCCCGGGACGAGCTGCCCGAGGGGGTCTACGCCGAGCTGAAGAAATGGGATTTGGGGGATGTGATCGGCGGCAGTGGTCTGCTGTTTCGCACCAAGACCGGCGAATTGTCGGTGCGCTTGAGCCAGGCGGTTCTGCTGACCAAGGCGCTGCGCCCCCTACCCGAAAAATGGCACGGTTTGACCGATCAAGAGGCCCGCTACCGGCAGCGTTACGTCGATCTGATCGTCAACCCCGAGGTGCGCCAGACCTTCGCGGTGCGCAGCCGCATCATCAACGCGGTGCGGGGGTTTTTGAGCGAGCGGGGCTTTTTAGAGGTCGAGACCCCCATGATGCAGCCGCTCGCCGGGGGGGCGGCGGCCAAGCCGTTTGTCACCCACCACAACGCCCTCGACATGACCATGTTTCTGCGCATCGCCCCCGAGCTTTACCTCAAGCGGCTGGTGGTGGGGGGCTTCGATCGGGTCTTCGAGATCAACCGCAACTTCCGCAACGAGGGGCTCTCGACCCGGCACAACCCCGAATTCACCATGCTTGAGTTTTACATGGCCTACGCCGACTTCCTCGATCTGATGGATCTGACCGAGACGATGTTGGCCCAGGTGGCCCAAACGGTGTTGGGCACCACCGCCATCCACTACCAGGGGACCGACCTCGATCTGGGGCAGCCCTTCCGCCGGGTGACGGTTGAAGACCTGGTCCGCGAGACCACCCCCGAGCTGGCCGGGGCCAGTGTCGAGGTGCTGCGCGATCCGGCGGTCCTTGCCCCCCTGTGCGCCAAGTACGAAATCCCCCTGCCCCAAGGGGTGGGGGCGGGCAAAATGTTGATCGAACTGTTCGAAAAACACGCCGAGCACACCCTGATGCAGCCGACCTTCGTCTACGGCTACCCCACCGAGATTTCCCCCCTGGCGCGTCGCAACGACAGCGATCCCTTCCTCACCGACCGCTTCGAACTGATTGTGGTGGGGCGCGAGCTGGGCAATGCGTTTTCAGAGCTCAACGACGCAGAAGATCAACGCCGCCGCTTCGAGGCCCAGGCGGTCGCCAAGGCGGCGGGGGACGAAGAGGCCTGCGATGTGGATGAAGACTTTTTGCGGGCCCTCGAATTCGGCCTGCCCCCCACGGCGGGGGAGGGGATCGGCATCGACCGGCTGGTCATGCTGCTCACCAACTCGGCCTCGATTCGCGATGTAATTCTCTTCCCCCACATGCGGCCCGAAGCTTGA
- a CDS encoding DNA internalization-related competence protein ComEC/Rec2 — MEADRVRGTSPWLPWMLWSWVMGVTAGAAGMVGWAAAAMGLASGAALLRPSPHRLAALGVALAVGLGCLWGQVRSAPPDPWPAPATVTATLSVEQGGGGGVIAHASIDGQPWLLRLTRTPDDWVIGTQAQATLRLFPPHSSRNFGVSSFEDYLTREGIGATGYVKAVDWSAAPTSFRGGLQRWIWAQNPHHPAILTALGLGERGGLGRSERQLWQQSGVAHLLAISGLHVGLVIGGVFWVVGRGLPRLAPWWCQRHRIEAWAAGAGLLAGIAFGALAGWSVPTIRAVVMAAFLMAGWLFDRRHSPGLALAWAAAWLALADPADLLGPGFWLSFSAVGALLAALPLMTSALQRLPQFIRPAAAMVLATGVASLATAPWGIWFFGQIPSLSLPANAVAIPLTTFVLVPGVLAVAVLWALGLTTPAAAILAGLDYVIDLLERGLAWGLAWLPPWYPAIPAVLGASLLGLIGVGLALRGRSGAWRGGGLGVALAALAMALPNLPPQPADAPLLVALDVGQAQAVVIRGGDGHAWLIDAGGRSSPRFDPGFDAIAPALRALGVTRLDALVVSHRQQDHGGAAAGVLSAMPVGQIWAPPSLGEDPPGFWRALQRQAQRQGVEIVTLHRGMDRRAGVLAVQVLWPPAEGGGSGNGNSLVLAVDFPLGRWLLPGDLERRQEGQIDWPRAEGMLMPHHGSRTSSTPAMVAAVAPRRVLVSAGYLNRYGFPAPEVVARYLALGGRVWNTADGGAIAVSQGGVRQARDTAPEALTLWRWAVPWARSESSP, encoded by the coding sequence ATGGAGGCGGATCGAGTCCGCGGTACCTCACCCTGGTTGCCCTGGATGTTGTGGAGCTGGGTGATGGGGGTGACTGCTGGAGCGGCGGGGATGGTTGGCTGGGCTGCGGCTGCAATGGGACTGGCCTCCGGCGCCGCCCTGCTGCGCCCTTCACCGCACCGTTTGGCCGCTTTGGGGGTGGCGTTGGCTGTCGGGCTGGGCTGCTTGTGGGGGCAGGTGCGCAGTGCGCCCCCCGACCCGTGGCCCGCTCCGGCGACCGTCACCGCAACCTTGAGCGTCGAGCAGGGGGGCGGGGGGGGAGTGATTGCCCACGCCAGCATCGACGGCCAGCCCTGGCTGCTGCGCCTAACCCGGACCCCCGACGATTGGGTGATCGGCACCCAGGCTCAGGCGACCCTACGGCTCTTCCCCCCCCATAGCAGCCGCAACTTCGGGGTGTCGAGTTTTGAAGACTACTTGACCCGCGAGGGAATCGGCGCCACCGGTTACGTCAAGGCGGTGGACTGGAGCGCCGCCCCCACCTCGTTTCGGGGCGGCCTGCAACGCTGGATCTGGGCCCAAAACCCCCACCACCCCGCCATTCTCACCGCCCTGGGTTTGGGGGAGCGGGGGGGATTGGGGCGCAGCGAGCGGCAGCTGTGGCAACAAAGCGGGGTCGCCCATCTGCTGGCGATTTCGGGTCTGCATGTGGGGCTGGTGATTGGTGGAGTCTTCTGGGTGGTGGGGCGGGGGCTGCCGCGACTTGCCCCTTGGTGGTGTCAGCGCCACCGCATTGAGGCCTGGGCTGCGGGGGCGGGACTGCTGGCTGGGATCGCCTTCGGGGCGCTGGCCGGGTGGTCGGTCCCCACCATCCGGGCGGTGGTGATGGCCGCCTTCCTCATGGCCGGCTGGCTGTTCGACCGTCGCCATTCGCCCGGTTTGGCCCTGGCTTGGGCGGCGGCGTGGCTGGCGCTGGCCGACCCCGCCGATCTGCTCGGTCCCGGTTTTTGGCTTTCGTTTTCGGCAGTCGGCGCCCTGCTGGCGGCGCTGCCCCTCATGACCTCTGCCTTGCAACGCCTCCCCCAGTTCATACGCCCCGCCGCCGCCATGGTGCTGGCCACCGGGGTCGCCTCGCTGGCCACCGCCCCTTGGGGCATTTGGTTTTTCGGGCAAATTCCCAGCTTAAGCCTCCCCGCCAACGCGGTGGCGATCCCCTTAACCACCTTCGTTTTGGTGCCGGGGGTGCTGGCGGTAGCGGTGTTGTGGGCATTGGGGCTGACCACCCCCGCCGCCGCGATTTTGGCCGGGCTCGACTACGTCATCGACCTGCTGGAGCGGGGGCTGGCCTGGGGTTTGGCGTGGCTTCCCCCTTGGTACCCCGCCATTCCGGCGGTGTTGGGGGCAAGCCTTTTGGGGCTGATCGGTGTGGGGCTGGCGCTGCGAGGGCGTAGCGGAGCGTGGCGGGGGGGCGGCTTGGGGGTGGCGTTGGCCGCCTTGGCGATGGCGCTGCCCAACCTGCCCCCCCAACCGGCCGATGCGCCGCTGCTGGTCGCCCTCGATGTGGGGCAGGCGCAGGCGGTTGTCATCCGGGGGGGGGACGGCCACGCTTGGTTGATCGACGCCGGGGGACGCTCGTCGCCCCGGTTCGACCCCGGTTTCGACGCCATTGCCCCCGCCTTACGCGCCTTGGGGGTGACTCGGCTCGATGCACTGGTGGTCTCCCACCGGCAACAGGATCACGGCGGGGCGGCGGCGGGGGTGCTGAGCGCCATGCCGGTGGGGCAGATCTGGGCGCCGCCGTCGCTCGGCGAGGATCCCCCTGGGTTTTGGCGCGCCTTGCAGCGCCAGGCACAGCGGCAGGGGGTCGAGATCGTCACCTTGCACCGGGGAATGGATCGGCGGGCAGGGGTTTTGGCTGTGCAGGTGCTTTGGCCCCCCGCCGAGGGGGGCGGTAGCGGCAACGGCAACAGCTTGGTACTGGCGGTGGATTTCCCCCTGGGGCGCTGGCTTTTGCCGGGCGACCTGGAGCGGCGGCAAGAGGGGCAGATCGACTGGCCCCGCGCCGAGGGGATGCTCATGCCCCACCACGGCTCGCGCACCTCCTCGACCCCCGCCATGGTGGCGGCGGTCGCGCCCCGTCGGGTGCTGGTCAGCGCGGGATACCTCAACCGTTACGGGTTCCCGGCCCCCGAGGTGGTGGCGCGTTACCTGGCGTTGGGGGGGCGGGTGTGGAACACCGCCGACGGTGGCGCCATCGCGGTGAGTCAGGGGGGGGTGCGGCAGGCGCGCGATACGGCGCCGGAGGCGCTCACCCTTTGGCGCTGGGCGGTGCCTTGGGCGCGATCTGAAAGCTCGCCTTAA
- a CDS encoding UDP-N-acetyl-D-glucosamine dehydrogenase, whose protein sequence is MVTPPLRTAVIGVGYLGRFHAQKYAAIDEAELVAVVDINPESAQRVAAECDTAALYDYRDLFGKVDAVSVVVPTQLHHQVAKDCLEQGIHVLLEKPMTVTVAEADELIAIARAKGLVLQIGHLERFNAAVLALDPVLTQPRFIESHRLAPFNPRGADVSVVLDLMIHDIDLIQNLVRAPIKQIDANGAAVLTQDFDIVNARITFENGCVANVTASRVSVRPQRRMRLFQPDAYIIIDFQDKILSVHRKGNKEMFPGIAEITSEESIFEKSDAILAEVRAFIAAVEQGSEPLVSGEDGRQALHTAIRISELLHL, encoded by the coding sequence ATCGTGACCCCACCGCTACGCACCGCCGTCATCGGCGTCGGCTATCTTGGCCGCTTTCACGCCCAAAAATATGCGGCCATCGACGAAGCCGAGCTGGTGGCGGTGGTCGACATCAACCCTGAAAGCGCCCAGAGGGTCGCCGCCGAGTGTGATACTGCGGCGCTGTACGATTACCGGGATCTGTTCGGCAAGGTCGACGCGGTCAGTGTGGTGGTCCCCACCCAGCTGCATCATCAGGTGGCCAAGGATTGCCTGGAGCAGGGGATCCACGTCCTGCTCGAAAAACCGATGACGGTGACCGTGGCCGAGGCCGACGAGTTGATCGCCATCGCCAGGGCCAAGGGGTTGGTGCTGCAAATCGGCCACCTCGAACGGTTCAACGCGGCGGTGCTGGCCCTCGATCCGGTGCTCACCCAACCCCGCTTCATCGAATCCCACCGGTTGGCCCCCTTCAATCCGCGGGGGGCCGACGTCAGTGTGGTTTTGGATCTGATGATCCACGACATCGATCTAATCCAGAATCTGGTTCGTGCCCCGATCAAGCAGATCGACGCCAACGGCGCGGCGGTGCTGACCCAAGACTTCGACATCGTCAACGCCCGGATCACCTTCGAAAACGGCTGCGTCGCCAACGTCACCGCCAGTCGGGTGAGTGTGCGACCGCAGCGCCGCATGCGGCTGTTCCAGCCCGATGCCTACATCATCATCGACTTCCAAGACAAGATCCTCAGCGTCCACCGCAAGGGAAACAAAGAGATGTTCCCCGGCATCGCCGAGATCACCTCGGAGGAGAGCATCTTCGAAAAAAGCGACGCCATCTTGGCCGAGGTCCGCGCCTTCATCGCCGCCGTCGAGCAGGGGAGTGAGCCGTTGGTGAGCGGCGAGGATGGGCGTCAGGCGCTCCACACCGCGATCCGCATCAGTGAACTGCTGCATTTATGA
- a CDS encoding erythromycin biosynthesis sensory transduction protein eryC1, protein MIPMVDLQGQYHSIKDEIEQGMQAVLHSAQFILGPNVRAFEEEVAAYLGVKHAIGCASGTDALHLALIAAGVGEGDEVITTAFTFIATAEAILYVGATPVFVDIDPRTFNLDPNRVEAAITPKTKAIIPVHLFGQPADMGALQGLAAQHHLKIVEDCAQSFGASISGRQTGSLGVAGAFSFFPSKNLGCYGDGGMVSTDSDEVAAHIRVLRNHGSWQQYHHSELGFNSRLDELQAVVLRVKLKRIETYNQGRRRVAQRYSAALAEMGLTPPFEDGLGRHVYHQYTLLTERRDAIMAALRAGQIGCAVYYPIPLHRQELFTASGAWQTLPVAESVAARCLSLPIYPELRDDQIDHILETIRGAL, encoded by the coding sequence GTGATCCCCATGGTCGATTTGCAGGGGCAGTACCACAGCATTAAGGATGAGATCGAGCAGGGGATGCAGGCGGTTTTGCACAGCGCCCAGTTTATTCTTGGCCCCAACGTGCGCGCCTTTGAAGAGGAGGTCGCCGCCTACCTGGGGGTGAAACACGCCATCGGCTGCGCCTCGGGGACCGACGCCCTGCATCTGGCGCTGATCGCCGCTGGGGTCGGCGAGGGGGACGAGGTGATCACCACCGCGTTTACCTTCATCGCCACCGCCGAGGCGATCCTTTACGTCGGGGCGACCCCGGTCTTCGTCGACATCGACCCGCGCACCTTCAACCTCGACCCTAATCGGGTCGAGGCGGCGATCACCCCCAAGACCAAAGCGATCATCCCGGTGCACCTATTCGGTCAACCGGCCGACATGGGGGCGCTGCAAGGGCTGGCGGCGCAACACCACCTCAAGATCGTCGAGGATTGCGCCCAATCGTTTGGCGCCAGCATCAGTGGCCGGCAAACCGGGTCGCTGGGGGTGGCGGGGGCGTTCAGCTTCTTCCCCAGCAAGAATCTGGGTTGTTATGGCGACGGCGGTATGGTCTCGACCGACAGCGACGAGGTTGCCGCCCACATCCGGGTGCTGCGCAACCATGGGTCGTGGCAGCAATACCACCACAGCGAGCTCGGCTTCAATTCCCGTCTCGACGAACTGCAAGCGGTGGTGCTGCGGGTCAAGCTCAAGCGTATTGAGACCTACAACCAGGGCCGCCGCCGGGTCGCCCAGCGTTACAGCGCCGCCCTGGCCGAGATGGGTCTCACCCCCCCCTTTGAAGATGGCCTTGGCCGCCACGTCTACCACCAATACACCCTGCTGACCGAGCGCCGCGATGCCATCATGGCGGCCCTGCGCGCCGGGCAGATCGGCTGCGCCGTCTACTACCCGATCCCGCTGCACCGCCAGGAGCTCTTCACCGCAAGCGGCGCCTGGCAAACGCTGCCGGTGGCCGAATCGGTCGCCGCCCGGTGTCTGTCGCTGCCGATCTACCCCGAGCTGCGCGACGATCAGATCGACCACATTTTAGAGACGATTCGGGGGGCGCTATGA
- a CDS encoding metal-dependent hydrolase, with translation MSRFNTHGFITLLRKEMLRFWRVKMQTIAAPILTAGLYLVVFRYAMGDRQVPGLEVPFLAFLVPGLAMMTMLQNAFANTSSSLITAKVMGTFYEMLCVPLAAAEILGALVLAAVVRAWLTGLALLLVLAPAAGLGLAHPLWALYFGTMGAALMGLLGVAAGIASRKFDDLAFYTNFVVLPLTFLSGVFYSIGQLPDVLRWFNMANPFFYLIDGFRYAFIGVGDSDPTASALGIAVGVAVTAVAVGALWRSGWRLQE, from the coding sequence ATGAGCCGCTTCAATACCCACGGATTTATCACCCTGCTGCGTAAAGAGATGCTGCGCTTTTGGCGGGTGAAGATGCAGACCATCGCCGCCCCCATCCTCACGGCGGGGCTGTATTTGGTGGTTTTTCGTTACGCCATGGGGGATCGCCAGGTGCCGGGGCTGGAGGTCCCCTTTCTCGCCTTTCTGGTGCCCGGTTTGGCGATGATGACGATGTTGCAAAATGCCTTTGCCAATACCTCGTCGTCGCTCATCACCGCCAAGGTGATGGGGACCTTCTACGAGATGCTCTGTGTGCCGCTGGCGGCGGCTGAGATTCTGGGGGCGCTGGTATTGGCGGCGGTGGTGCGGGCTTGGCTCACCGGGCTGGCGCTGCTGCTGGTGCTGGCCCCCGCCGCCGGGTTGGGATTGGCCCATCCGCTGTGGGCGTTGTACTTTGGCACCATGGGGGCGGCGCTGATGGGGCTGCTCGGGGTTGCGGCGGGGATCGCCTCGCGCAAATTCGACGATCTGGCCTTCTACACCAACTTCGTGGTGCTGCCGCTGACCTTTCTTTCGGGGGTCTTCTACTCGATAGGGCAACTGCCCGATGTGCTGCGCTGGTTCAACATGGCCAACCCCTTCTTCTACCTGATCGACGGCTTTCGCTACGCCTTCATCGGGGTCGGCGACAGCGATCCCACCGCCTCGGCACTAGGGATTGCGGTGGGGGTGGCGGTGACGGCGGTAGCGGTGGGGGCGCTGTGGCGCAGCGGCTGGCGGTTGCAGGAATGA
- a CDS encoding acyl-[acyl-carrier-protein]--UDP-N-acetylglucosamine O-acyltransferase, with protein MPTIHPTALVDPAARLGEGVEIGPYSIVGPQVEIGAGTWIGPHVVIQGATRVGCENRIYQFCSLGEAPQDLHDRGEATRLEIGDRNQIRESVTVHRGSKKGGGLTVVGSDCYIMINTHIAHDCTIGNHTIIANNVALGGHCRIGNWVTLGGATLVHQFCAVGDYAFTGAGSYIARDVPPHLMVTGNPSVPRGLNRVGLKRRGFSDAQIRRLTEVYKILYLRNYDLAEATRQIEALAEGHEEVTLFADFLKQSKRGIIR; from the coding sequence ATGCCCACCATCCACCCCACCGCCCTCGTCGATCCCGCCGCCCGACTCGGCGAGGGGGTTGAAATCGGCCCTTACAGCATTGTCGGCCCCCAGGTCGAGATCGGGGCGGGGACCTGGATCGGCCCCCACGTGGTGATCCAGGGGGCGACCCGCGTCGGCTGCGAAAACCGGATCTACCAGTTTTGCTCGTTGGGGGAGGCGCCGCAGGATCTTCACGACCGGGGGGAGGCGACCCGACTTGAGATCGGCGACCGCAACCAGATCCGCGAATCGGTCACCGTCCATCGCGGCTCGAAAAAAGGGGGGGGGCTGACGGTGGTGGGGAGCGACTGCTACATCATGATCAATACCCACATCGCCCACGACTGCACCATCGGCAACCACACCATCATCGCCAACAACGTCGCCTTGGGGGGGCATTGCCGCATCGGGAATTGGGTCACCCTGGGGGGGGCCACCCTGGTGCACCAGTTTTGCGCGGTGGGCGATTACGCCTTCACCGGCGCGGGTAGCTATATCGCCCGCGACGTCCCCCCTCATTTGATGGTGACCGGCAACCCCAGCGTGCCACGGGGGTTGAATCGGGTGGGACTCAAGCGGCGAGGATTTTCCGATGCGCAAATCCGCCGCCTGACCGAGGTCTACAAAATCCTCTATCTGCGCAACTACGATTTGGCCGAAGCAACCCGGCAGATCGAGGCGCTCGCCGAGGGACACGAGGAGGTCACCCTCTTTGCCGATTTCTTGAAGCAATCCAAGCGAGGCATTATTCGCTAA
- a CDS encoding ABC transporter: MNSALTVSALTKTYDNGKKALLGIDLDIPRGSFFALLGPNGAGKSTLINILAGTVRKSGGEVALMGRSIAEDSKWSRRQLGVVPQEIAFDPFFTSREALDFTRGYHGLKVDPVWRDELLGRLGLSEVADRPSRTLSGGMKRRLLVAKALIHRPPVVILDEPTAGVDVHLRHQLWEFIVEINRAGTTILLTTHYLEEAETLCDQVAVIDKGGLLRVGAMQALVQEINDQTLTLRYDQPPGGLTAGLEALAPYLPEWEVGRLTLTLRFPQRHPGFDVVYAQARDLFGPPVEVNLVSGSLEDAFLNLVGNRG, from the coding sequence ATGAATTCAGCTCTGACCGTTTCGGCCCTGACCAAAACCTACGACAACGGCAAAAAGGCGCTGCTCGGGATCGATCTCGACATCCCCCGCGGCTCCTTTTTCGCTCTACTCGGTCCCAATGGCGCCGGCAAATCGACCCTCATCAATATTCTGGCCGGGACGGTGCGCAAGAGCGGCGGTGAGGTCGCTCTGATGGGGCGCTCCATCGCCGAGGATTCCAAGTGGAGCCGTCGCCAACTCGGGGTAGTCCCCCAAGAGATCGCGTTTGACCCCTTCTTCACCAGCCGCGAAGCGCTCGATTTCACCCGGGGTTACCACGGATTGAAGGTCGATCCGGTTTGGCGCGACGAGCTGCTCGGGCGGCTCGGTTTGAGCGAGGTGGCCGACCGTCCCAGCCGCACCCTGTCGGGGGGGATGAAGCGCCGCCTGTTGGTTGCCAAGGCGTTGATCCACCGCCCCCCGGTAGTGATCCTGGACGAACCAACCGCCGGGGTTGATGTACACCTGCGGCATCAACTGTGGGAGTTCATCGTCGAGATCAACCGGGCCGGAACCACCATCTTGCTGACCACCCACTACCTGGAGGAGGCCGAAACCCTCTGCGATCAGGTGGCGGTGATCGACAAGGGGGGCTTGCTACGGGTAGGAGCGATGCAGGCGCTGGTTCAAGAGATCAACGATCAGACCCTGACCCTGCGCTACGACCAGCCCCCCGGAGGATTAACGGCGGGGCTTGAGGCCTTGGCCCCTTACCTGCCCGAGTGGGAGGTAGGGCGGCTGACCCTGACCCTGCGGTTTCCTCAGCGCCATCCCGGGTTCGACGTCGTGTACGCCCAGGCACGCGATCTGTTCGGTCCCCCCGTCGAGGTGAATCTGGTTTCGGGTTCGCTGGAGGATGCCTTTCTTAACCTGGTGGGGAATCGGGGATGA
- a CDS encoding ABC transporter ATP-binding protein produces the protein MTAPSDVILEVTGLGKHFPGHPPLTVLEGVDLTVLRGEMVGIVGVSGSGKSTLLQILGLLDHPTQGQLLLSGIDPFAGGLLQRAQLRNRHLGFVYQFHHLMPEFTALENVAMPLLIRGDKRSQAWEQAAQWLDTVGLGHRLEHRPGALSGGEQQRVALARALVGEPDLLLADEPTGNLDPHTAETIHTLLRRLNVERGLTAIVVTHNEGLAATMDRLMHLREGRLEAGTWAAA, from the coding sequence GTGACCGCACCATCCGATGTCATCCTTGAAGTGACCGGCCTGGGCAAACACTTCCCCGGCCACCCCCCCTTGACGGTGCTCGAAGGTGTCGACCTGACGGTCCTGCGTGGCGAGATGGTGGGGATCGTCGGGGTTTCGGGCTCGGGCAAATCAACCCTGCTGCAAATCCTCGGTCTGCTCGACCACCCGACCCAGGGGCAATTGCTTTTGAGTGGGATCGACCCCTTCGCTGGGGGGCTGCTGCAACGGGCCCAGCTGCGCAATCGCCACCTGGGTTTCGTCTACCAGTTCCACCACCTCATGCCCGAGTTTACCGCCCTCGAAAACGTGGCGATGCCGCTGCTGATTCGGGGTGACAAGCGCTCCCAGGCGTGGGAACAGGCGGCCCAGTGGCTCGATACGGTCGGTCTCGGCCATCGCCTCGAACACCGCCCCGGCGCCCTGTCGGGGGGGGAGCAACAGCGGGTGGCGCTGGCCCGCGCCCTGGTTGGCGAGCCCGATTTGCTGCTGGCTGACGAACCGACTGGGAATTTAGACCCTCACACCGCCGAGACCATCCACACCTTGCTGCGCCGCCTCAACGTGGAACGGGGGTTGACCGCCATCGTGGTCACCCACAACGAGGGGCTGGCCGCGACCATGGACCGGCTGATGCACCTGCGCGAGGGCCGTCTTGAGGCAGGGACGTGGGCGGCGGCCTGA
- a CDS encoding lipid-A-disaccharide synthase: MIVAGEASGDHHAGRLIEELQRIDPGVHCVGIGGDHMRRAGAEILVDASEMAVMGLLRVLANLPFFFSVANRLLREIQERRIELLILVDYPDFNLRLAKKAKRLGIKVLFYVSPQVWAWRRWRVFEIKKRVDHMAVLFPFEVPFYEQAGVPVTFVGHPLRGEVHSDLSPAEARQAFGLDPERPVLGLLPGSRRSEIEHMLPTMLEGAALVRQVLPEVQFILPRAATLSPEFLAPFLAAAKVEVTVATGRPYDVMRGCDAIVCASGTATLETALMQVPLVVIYRTTALAMAVFKRLIKVEHIGLCNIVAGQRMATELIQDQASPENIAREALRLLQDREAAEAMRHIEAGLCDKLGEGDAAQNVAKLAMAMLEKR, encoded by the coding sequence ATGATCGTCGCGGGGGAGGCCTCCGGCGATCACCATGCCGGACGGCTGATCGAGGAGCTCCAACGAATCGACCCGGGGGTCCATTGCGTGGGGATCGGCGGCGACCACATGCGCCGCGCCGGGGCCGAGATACTGGTCGATGCCTCTGAAATGGCGGTGATGGGGTTGCTGCGGGTGTTGGCCAATCTCCCCTTCTTCTTTTCGGTCGCGAATCGGCTGTTGCGCGAGATCCAGGAACGTCGCATTGAGCTTCTGATTTTGGTCGACTACCCCGACTTCAATCTGCGTTTGGCCAAAAAGGCGAAGCGGCTTGGGATTAAGGTCCTCTTCTACGTCAGTCCCCAGGTCTGGGCTTGGCGGCGGTGGCGGGTCTTTGAAATCAAGAAGCGGGTCGATCACATGGCGGTGCTCTTCCCCTTTGAGGTGCCGTTCTACGAGCAGGCCGGGGTGCCGGTGACCTTTGTCGGCCATCCCCTGAGAGGCGAGGTCCACAGCGACCTGAGCCCAGCCGAGGCCCGGCAGGCGTTTGGTCTGGATCCCGAGCGACCGGTGCTGGGGCTGCTGCCCGGCAGCCGCCGCAGCGAGATCGAACACATGCTCCCGACCATGCTGGAGGGGGCGGCGTTGGTTCGGCAGGTCTTGCCCGAGGTGCAGTTCATCCTGCCCCGCGCCGCGACCCTTTCGCCCGAGTTTCTCGCCCCCTTTCTCGCCGCCGCCAAGGTCGAGGTCACGGTGGCGACTGGCCGTCCCTACGATGTGATGCGGGGGTGCGACGCCATCGTTTGCGCCTCGGGGACCGCCACTTTAGAGACCGCCCTGATGCAGGTTCCTCTGGTGGTGATCTACCGGACAACCGCACTTGCCATGGCGGTGTTCAAGCGCTTGATCAAGGTGGAACACATTGGCCTGTGCAACATCGTGGCCGGGCAACGGATGGCGACCGAGCTGATTCAAGACCAGGCAAGCCCCGAGAACATCGCACGGGAGGCTCTGCGACTGTTGCAAGACCGGGAGGCGGCCGAGGCGATGCGGCACATTGAGGCCGGTTTGTGCGACAAGCTGGGGGAGGGTGACGCGGCGCAAAACGTCGCCAAGCTGGCCATGGCGATGCTCGAAAAGCGCTGA